In the Colius striatus isolate bColStr4 chromosome 3, bColStr4.1.hap1, whole genome shotgun sequence genome, GTTGCTGGCAACTTAATCTTGAATTTGCAAAGCAAATGACAAGAATGGAGTTAGTAATGTGCTGGGCCAAGTAAATACAATTGCCCGTTGTGAAATTGCCTAGAGAAACCTTTTAGTAGAGTCCTCTAGGAAACTATCAGAAAGCTGTCAATTCTAAAGACTAGCCAAAGCTATTCTAAATTTTTACAGGGAATTGAGAtggagagcaggagagaaggATCTTTACCACTTGTACAAGAAAAGGGAGTTATTGCTAATATTTATCAATAAAGAGTAGTCAGACACTGACAAAAGCAAAGAGTTCTCTGTAATGGTAAAACTATTGGGTATTTCTGACTGCTTCATTTAGAAATGATCACGTTCCAATGCTGCATTTCACACACTGTTAGTCTTAATAATGGCATGACCCTACTGTCACAGAACTCCTCCTCTTCATTATTTCACCCATGCATTGTGATAATGGCTAGTGAGGCAGGAAGGGATACTGAGGATTGTGTATTGCCTTTCCATTTCCAGTTCTAACTGGAAcaataaaaaagatattttgacCAAatgtcttatttcttttttttttttttctttaatggtgCCAGTGAAAGAGATAGTAAATGCAAACATTGGGAATGCAGAGACTTTAGGGTTTTCATGACTCTCTCCTGGTCTCTGAACACTATCATCATAATGCAAAGTAGAAGACAGACAGGAAATACTAAGTGAAAGTAAGAAAACATGTATACTAGAAGAAAGCCTGTGACAGGACAATGCAGTGGGGAGGCAGATGGCATGCATTTGGGAAGCAGACTACAGGCACTGATCCTGGTCTGTCTGTCTATTACCTACATTTTGACTTTTGAACCTTTTGTATTTAACACATAGGATGATGCTGTTTTGCAATTAAATGTTGATGACTTTTAGGTAGAGCTATTAGAATCAGGTTTTCAAGGCTAGGAAGACCTATATTAAATGAGTTGTGGTTTTCTACTTCAACTTTACTACTGCAGGCATTCTTCCTCTCCAAGACTGTTAACTTTGTCTGCAGAAAGGTGGAGACATTTGGTGGCATGCGTCTCTATTTACGTAggacatgaaaaataataatgctATCACTTAAGTTGTAGGGGATTGGTAGCTTTGTTTCGATGAAAAAGTTAATGTTTCTGCTTAGtcagtttattatttttcttcttttgcttctcATCATGTGCTGCTTCTCCCTAGCTATGACTGCAAGACATGTGCAGGAATTTGCGTGCTTCACTGACTATGACAAAGAGCTGGTGTGTCACTGGAAGGTGCCAGCACAAGCAAATTGCTCCAAAGAATTCCTGCTGTACTACAGGCACGAAGATTCTTCTGCTGGGTAAGTGTTTACTAAGATGTTACATTATCATTATTGGAACTTCATATATCCTATAATAATTATTAGTTCTGATTCCTTCCCTCTGCCATTGGTGTCTGGGACAAAATGTAATCCAGATTATTATTCTTGCCAGGAGGAACACACATTGCTGCAAGTAACAACACTCTTTGTTCAGTGGTCTGCTCTtctgcagaactctgcactctTTAGTACAGAAGAATGATCAAGTCCTCCTTGTAGGAGTAGTAGAGCTCTTGTGAGTTCACCCAACTTTCATTTCATGCAAAATTTCACCTCCTTCAGGAGAATTCTTACCTGATTTACCAGTCTGTAGTCCATGTAAAAAGGTACTCTCCTCTGGGGCCCAGATGATTATCTCTGCATGCACTGTAACTCCATGTTCAAGCACTGACTCTTGTTCTGTTCTGTAGCAGGGCCAGTCATCCTACAAAGCAAGGTGCAACAGACTTTTCCTGTTCCTCTCCATATGATTTCTCCACATGGACACCCAAATAACTTCACTTTATATTAAACCTGCTCTTATACTAGCAAGCTGTCAGTCTGCTTCTTCGGAGGCTGAGGTGTGATAAGGGTGTTAATTTCTCCTCTTGGGATCAATCCCTAGGCTTTCTGTCAAGTTTTTTATTTGTGTGATACAGATATCCATGAGGTATTTTGGGAGTGTGGGGAGTTTGAGGGAGATCAgctttggtttggatttgttgGGCAAAACATTTCTAGAAACTGAGCTTGTTTGTCTCGTATTTTAGTAGCTTTACATATTGGGCAGCTTGATTTCAACTTTTCAAGATATAGTGTGCCTCACTCTCTATAAACATCACatcattttcttcttgcttttcagTAATGAGGAATGTGTCCCCAAGAGTGGAAAAGACAGTTTGAGGTGCACTTGCACAATATATCGAGATTATTTTGTATCAGGCCTCACGTATATTCTATCTCTGCAATTCAATGGGACTGATATGTGGAATTACACTGTTACACCAGCTTTGGTTGGTAAGAAACTATTTACTTTATCTTTAGGACATCTGTTTCCAGGCTTTGCAATCCTAGCAAACTCCTCATTCACGTCACtggaacagtttttccttactAGAGGTGAAAAGTGCCATGCTGGCTTTAAACCAAACGCGTTTTGCATTTGAACCTGATTCTGAAGTAGATTCTTAGGGAAAAAGTATATAAGTATGGGACAAGCAGAATGATTCTTCCTCTAGCTGTACCCCCTCAGCTGCCAGTTGACAGCAGTTTGGGTGCTTAGATTTGTCTGTAGTGCATTTTATTTGTGCTGTAGAAGTCAAGGATGACAAAGAAAGTGCTACTTCCAGTTTCTAGAAAGACACTAGGCTATCCCAACTGAAATGTCTTCCGTTGTTCCTCTCTCTGTCATAGTCTGATTATTCATGCTGGTTGAATCATCCCCCTGAACAGAGATTTTTACAGTAATTGCTGTTGGAATATAACAACCAGTGATAAAAAGTTAATACCTCTGCTCTTGCAAAGGACAGAGAGTAGACACAGTTTATGTCTCTCTATAGACCCCGGGTTACTTTAGAACAGTATACTTGTCACCTCGAACACTCAGAGAAGTCATCCACATACTTTAGGCCAGCACTCCTCTGCATTGATGAGCTGGTTCTTTTCAGAACGCTTCATTGTCAGTGCTGCTTATCAGCAAAATCAGGAGGAGCCTGCATCAGTTTTTAAGAGACAGGCAGCCAGGCCAGCCTGGCTGCAAAGCTGTTGGAAGCTCTGTGCCTACCCCACAGCACACTATGCTATtgtgagggcacagagtgttCCCATTTTTCCAGGCTGAAAACTGTGTCCACTGCACCAAAAGACTGAACTTGGAGTTTGCTCAGCCAGCTTGAAGACTCAGTGCTTGTTAATGAATACCTTGCAGTTGCTCTGGTTTGGCCTCTATGTCCTTGTGATCCAAAGCATAGTGAAAGCAGCTAAACGCATTGCCTGCGATGAGATTCTGATCTCTGGTGAATGTTTGTCTCTCTGCTTCTCCATTAGTGCTTTCACACTGCCATGTTCTCcttaattgtattttttaacataCAGTTAAGCCAAGGGCCCCCAAAAATCTTGCTGTCCAGAAAGTCGAAAGTGGTAATTTCATTCTGAGCTGGGAAGAGAGCTACTCTTCTCATTCCATACTCTCTGGACAGCCGGTCATCTATGAAGTGAAATACTGGAGGAAGCTGCACCCGACAGAGGTAAGAGACAGTCAGTCTCTTCACTTTCTATTTCTCTGAAGCTTTCAGGTTTAAACAGTCTTCTGAAATGTCTTGAGAGTATTTCATGAAGAAATATAATGGCCAGCAAGGGGTCCCACAATGTTCCTCATCACACACTTGACACAGGTCACATTGCCACAGAGTGGTTCAGCTGGGCTTTAAAGGATTGCAGCCCTTCTGACTGCCAGCCCAAACTGTCTGCTCTTCACAGTAGACAGGGCAGAGATTGAAAGTACAACACTTCTGTTCCTTGAACTTCAATTGCTCCTTAGACACCAGGAAGCTGGAGGCTGTTCAGGACTACATGGTGTACTTGTGGCATTTCAGACAACCTCCTGAGCAACCCAGCCCAGCACTTAAGGGCTGATCTGCTTCTGGTAGGGGAAGAACATGGAGGCATGTCACAAATACCACCCACTCATGACAAGAAAATGCAGTATCAAGCACAGCAGATTAGGTATGCAGCTGCTCATTTACCCATTTGTGAGGGGCACTGAACACTATTGTTATTTAATTGCTTTCAGTAACCTTTTACTTCATAAAGCAACCAAAATGAATTTTCTCACTGTCTTTTCAGATTTCTGTGAAAGCAATTAAGTATGAGGCAAAAAGCTTTGAAATTACTGCAGGCTCCTTGAGGAGAGGCTATGATTACGTTGCAAGTGTAAGGTGTAACTATACAGACTACCCAGCCTACTGGAGTGAGTGGAGTGAAGAAGTTGAATTTCACTATGGTAAGCATTGTAACAAATAATAGCTTGATAAAAGGATGGTATGGTTTTATAAACCCTGTCATATATATCCCACTGCTTTCCTCTCAGAGGAGAGTTAATGGGAATCACTGTCTTCTTCCTTTTGAATATATTATGGGTACATCTGTAAAGGGCTTCAAGGAGACTAAATGTAAAGAGGCAACTCCTGAGGAAACTTCAGGAAGTGAAGACCAAGGGAAGCTGGATTGTTTAGCCTtatgaaaaaaagactgaaagggGATGTGTTTGTTCTCTCCAAATATTTAATGAAGTAAGACACCGGGGAAGGAGAAGAGGTATTTAAACTAAAGAACAACATTGACATAAGAGCAAGTGGGTgtaaatgaagaagaaatatttatgctccaaattaaataatattttaaccATGAGAGGGCTGAGAGTGTATAAAAATCTGGAGAGTGGCAGAGAGGACAAAAAGCATAGCTGCATTACAGTGAAGATGATGATGCCATTTTAGGGACTGTGTGACAGTTTTGTCCCTGAGTGCTGATAAGTGGCCTCACAGAACATGTTGGCTGTCCCAGCTTGTAACCCACGCAGCAACTGATTGCAGTACCTGCCCTGACCTTTCAGACACATCACACACCATCGCCACTGGCAGCTGTGTATCTTCTGTTGTCCATCTGCTGAAGGCTTTATTTTATATCCTCTGAAGGAGCGTTTCTTAAGGCGCAAAAGAAGAGCAATGAATTTGCTGTTGCCAGGACATGTTTTTATATGCACATGCACATGttaatgtatatatttatttaacagATTACCAAGTAACAGCTGAAGACATTCTGCAGATGGCTGTTCCTGTATCCTGCATACTGATCATGGCAGTATCTGTAATTTGTTACTTCTGTTTTACCAAGTATGTATCATACTGTTCACAGGTTTTATAGCAGTTTGCACAGATACCAGTATTGCTATTGATTAGATGAATGTCTGGAACCTAATGTTTTTCCTCAGTATTTTCATCTGGCTCTCTATGAGCAAACATTTGATAAACAAGAGTCAGTTCTGTCTGTCATTTTCTGAATAGATAACTGAATATTCTCTATTCGTCTTAGTAGAACAGACTTGTTTTAACATCCAGAACAGGCTGAAGTTATGGGGTTTATTGGTTTTGGAACCTAGTCTTTGCTGGAGTTCCAGTAATGATGgtaaaattttcttttacatttttcagtgGTAAAGTGAAAGTGGTATCGTATCTGTCTGACACATAATTTCAAACATGATTAGAAGATCACAGGACTGTGGTTGTGCAGCGCAGTCACGCACCAAACATACAAACATCTTCACACTAGTTTAATGAAAGGCAGCACTTGAGAGATGTACAGAACAAGCACTTCCTGTTGTTACAACGCAAATGGCtaagagggaaagaagagggaagCCAAAATGCAGTCAAAGCAAACAATTTTAATTCTTCCCTTGCAGAGTGAAGAAAGAATGGTGGGATCAAATTCCAAATCCAGCAAAGAGCCATTTGGTTGTAGAAAACGTCAAGGTAATTTAAGAGCTTTGCATTAAGTACCTTTCCCTGATCACTACAAGTTGAATGTCATAAATGCTGTTGTCTGGCTAGTGCAGACGATAATTTACAAGTGTTCTAAATCTCATTCGTGTTTTTATTAGTTTTCAGTTTTGTCCTACATTGGTGAAATTAAGTTCCCTTTCCATGACTTAAAGCAGAGTCACATGGAAAACCAAACGTAagtaaaacaaagggaaaaaaacccaaactctgCTTTACAGCATAGAATAGTTTCCTGTTACATAAATATTAACTGTCCTTTCCTTTTGACTTCCAAAAACAGAAGCTGCGAGAACTGTCTGTCTCAAAATTTGTCAAGCCAAAACTTCAAGGGAAAAGATAACATCAGAAATGTTGAGAAATCTTGCAGTTGCCACATCAAGTCGGGAGAGTGGTTTCCAAAAGGCAGCAGTCCAGTTTTAACCCCTGAGACAATTGTGGTTGAAGACTCTATAGAAATCTGTGAATGTTTAACAGACATTGAAGTTGAGAGCCAGGAAGAGACTGGTGACCATATCACCATGTTTGAGCCTGTTGAGAGCAGCAACAGTGCTTTCAGAGAGCACAGTGAACACAATGATGCTCTAGCTAGCATGTTTATGGAGCTTCTGGCAGATGAAAACAATATGCAAGACAATAACAACACAGATATCATCACAGGTGAGAATGAAACCTTTGCAAAACTTGCATTAGAAAATCCATCACAGCAAAATCCAAAGGAAAGCCCAGCCCAGAGTCAGCAGCCATGTGATGTTTCTCATCCAGTCTCCTTTTTCACCAAAGCCTTTCAGGATGACTACAATTGTAGTACAGCCAGCAAGAAGTCAGAATTATCAGAAGAATCCTTTGAATCTGGCTATCAGAGCTCAGACATAAATTCTGCTTCTCTGGATGCAACAGATCTTCAACATATGATTCATCAAAGTCTTTTTCCATGCAGTTCTGAAAATCTGCATGACTCATGTGCCCTGTTCCAGGAGTCTCCAAATGAACTATCATTTGTGACCAAAAAAGACAGAATAAGCAACCCTGCACCCCTGAGTTTCAATACCCTGGAGTCCCCATGCATGGAGATGTGTAGCTCTGCATATAAGAGCTTTAACACTGTTATCTCTCCATCTTTGGAGCCTTGTGGTTCTGCCTACAAGAGCTTTGACACCCTTATGTCTTCATCGGTGGAGCACTGTGGCTCTGCGTACAAGAGCTTTGATACCCTTGTGTCTGCATTCAAGGAACCAAACAGCTCTGCATATAAGAGCTTTGATGCCCTTATGTCTGAGTCTATGGGTAACAGTAGCCTGActctgtgttttgaaaatgagtGCTCCTTACCACAGTGTTCAGAGACACCAGAATTTAGCTGCAGAGATGAAATGTATCGATCTGCTAGCAATCAGACGTGTTATACCAACTACAGATCTCCCAGCACTGAGCTTGATTTTCAGAACACCTGTTCAGAACATACtgattttccatctttttccaAAGATGCAAATAGCAGTGCTTCAGCTTTCCTACCAGGAGAAGAAATACATAAGCAAGTGACATATCAAAATGTTCAAAAGAAAGGGAATATAATTTCTTGCCCCACTGGACCTCAACCATCTGGTTATCAGCCTTTTCATAATGCAGTTAAATGTAATGGTACATACTGTGACAAGGACTGTGAGGTTACCTCTGAGTCACTGTATGACCCCTTCATTCATCCCTTGTACAACAACCTGAGAGAAACACCTCCAGACACCATAACCTGTGAACCTGGCCAGAAGACAGATGACCATGTATGTTTGATTGTACAGGGTTCTGACTTCAGCATTGTCCCAGATTTAGCCTCTAGTGAGAATGTCACACAGACCAGTGATGGCAGCCATTGGATCACCAACTCTAATGAGTTGTCTAGTGATGGCAAAGATGAAAGTACCAGCAGAGACGATTTGTTAGAGCTGAACTATCCAGATCTTAACAGCAGAGAAAGAACTACAAAAGAGACAAAATCTAACAGCTTTAACTGTACTGGTAAAGGAATGCAAGAGAAGAGCAGTAACAGTCTAAATACCAACTTTGACTGTCATAGACACAACCACTTGAGGAAACTTGAAGgtgcagaggaaaataaagacatGATAAATCATGCAGTAGGCAGGAAGTGTGGCTCAGCACCTCACTTACCAGAAAAATCACTGGACAACATTGGGCTAAacttagaaagaaaaactgcagaGCCTCTGGAGCACCTGGTCTCAGACAAGTTGTCACTTCATCATTTTGTGGATAACTTCTGTCCTTCCGAGTCTCACATCATGCACAGGAAGGATTCCAGACCAGCAGCTGCGGTTAAAAAGGGATTAGTAGAATCATTgaaggaaaacagcaggaagaatgagaaaaaagtgAAACTTGTCCAGGCCCTTGCCCAGGAGAACAATTGCTACATGAAGGTAGCCTAGCCACGCTAGCCAAGACCAGGCTAAACCAGGCTTTGGAGATAAACTGTATGGCAAATTGAGACATTGCTCATTCTTCAGTTTTGCCTGAAGTGAGGGCTGCTGTGGTTCAACTGTGGATCTGGTTGGCTCAGaccctcctgcctgctgcagggccAGCAGCCAATGTGTGAGCTGGGCCCGTGATGGTGAGCACT is a window encoding:
- the IL4R gene encoding interleukin-4 receptor subunit alpha isoform X1, with the protein product MARLPSAAPHILWILFFPYTTNEAMTARHVQEFACFTDYDKELVCHWKVPAQANCSKEFLLYYRHEDSSAGNEECVPKSGKDSLRCTCTIYRDYFVSGLTYILSLQFNGTDMWNYTVTPALVVKPRAPKNLAVQKVESGNFILSWEESYSSHSILSGQPVIYEVKYWRKLHPTEISVKAIKYEAKSFEITAGSLRRGYDYVASVRCNYTDYPAYWSEWSEEVEFHYDYQVTAEDILQMAVPVSCILIMAVSVICYFCFTKVKKEWWDQIPNPAKSHLVVENVKFSVLSYIGEIKFPFHDLKQSHMENQTSCENCLSQNLSSQNFKGKDNIRNVEKSCSCHIKSGEWFPKGSSPVLTPETIVVEDSIEICECLTDIEVESQEETGDHITMFEPVESSNSAFREHSEHNDALASMFMELLADENNMQDNNNTDIITGENETFAKLALENPSQQNPKESPAQSQQPCDVSHPVSFFTKAFQDDYNCSTASKKSELSEESFESGYQSSDINSASLDATDLQHMIHQSLFPCSSENLHDSCALFQESPNELSFVTKKDRISNPAPLSFNTLESPCMEMCSSAYKSFNTVISPSLEPCGSAYKSFDTLMSSSVEHCGSAYKSFDTLVSAFKEPNSSAYKSFDALMSESMGNSSLTLCFENECSLPQCSETPEFSCRDEMYRSASNQTCYTNYRSPSTELDFQNTCSEHTDFPSFSKDANSSASAFLPGEEIHKQVTYQNVQKKGNIISCPTGPQPSGYQPFHNAVKCNGTYCDKDCEVTSESLYDPFIHPLYNNLRETPPDTITCEPGQKTDDHVCLIVQGSDFSIVPDLASSENVTQTSDGSHWITNSNELSSDGKDESTSRDDLLELNYPDLNSRERTTKETKSNSFNCTGKGMQEKSSNSLNTNFDCHRHNHLRKLEGAEENKDMINHAVGRKCGSAPHLPEKSLDNIGLNLERKTAEPLEHLVSDKLSLHHFVDNFCPSESHIMHRKDSRPAAAVKKGLVESLKENSRKNEKKVKLVQALAQENNCYMKVA
- the IL4R gene encoding interleukin-4 receptor subunit alpha isoform X2 yields the protein MGLICGITLLHQLWLISVKAIKYEAKSFEITAGSLRRGYDYVASVRCNYTDYPAYWSEWSEEVEFHYDYQVTAEDILQMAVPVSCILIMAVSVICYFCFTKVKKEWWDQIPNPAKSHLVVENVKFSVLSYIGEIKFPFHDLKQSHMENQTSCENCLSQNLSSQNFKGKDNIRNVEKSCSCHIKSGEWFPKGSSPVLTPETIVVEDSIEICECLTDIEVESQEETGDHITMFEPVESSNSAFREHSEHNDALASMFMELLADENNMQDNNNTDIITGENETFAKLALENPSQQNPKESPAQSQQPCDVSHPVSFFTKAFQDDYNCSTASKKSELSEESFESGYQSSDINSASLDATDLQHMIHQSLFPCSSENLHDSCALFQESPNELSFVTKKDRISNPAPLSFNTLESPCMEMCSSAYKSFNTVISPSLEPCGSAYKSFDTLMSSSVEHCGSAYKSFDTLVSAFKEPNSSAYKSFDALMSESMGNSSLTLCFENECSLPQCSETPEFSCRDEMYRSASNQTCYTNYRSPSTELDFQNTCSEHTDFPSFSKDANSSASAFLPGEEIHKQVTYQNVQKKGNIISCPTGPQPSGYQPFHNAVKCNGTYCDKDCEVTSESLYDPFIHPLYNNLRETPPDTITCEPGQKTDDHVCLIVQGSDFSIVPDLASSENVTQTSDGSHWITNSNELSSDGKDESTSRDDLLELNYPDLNSRERTTKETKSNSFNCTGKGMQEKSSNSLNTNFDCHRHNHLRKLEGAEENKDMINHAVGRKCGSAPHLPEKSLDNIGLNLERKTAEPLEHLVSDKLSLHHFVDNFCPSESHIMHRKDSRPAAAVKKGLVESLKENSRKNEKKVKLVQALAQENNCYMKVA